The window AATTCCAGAGATTTATAGTATCGCGTTTCCATTTATATTAGCGGTTCATTTCTATAATTGCCCCAAATAGTCTGCCTTTCGTTGTTGTCCGACTAATAACAAGAAACTTAGACAGTTGTATTGAACTTAGCTTCTTTTGGACTTGTAGAGTGGTCATGATTCAGTTTGATTGAGCTTGATGATCACATAACAGTGTACCATTATTTTTTTCTGGACCATGGTTTACCCAGTATCTGATGGTCACAGAGCTTGACTTACTTGGTGATTTTTCTAGAAGATAGCCTCTGCAATTACAGAGAATTTCTAAAGCATACTCTTCAGCTGAAAAGTCTTATACTGTGAAAGGTCTTGCAAAAATTGTTGAGAAAGCGAGAATCTTGTGTAAGCATTTTTCTTTCCTTTCAAAACTGGGTTATTATCTATTAataacataagaaaaaagaatacaCGGACCGTTTTTCTTCAGCTCGTGGCAGTGGGTTTCTGGGGCATGAAATTTAGACTGATATACGCAGTATGGTGCATATTTCAGTCTAAATTACTTTCAAATATTGAAACTTCTACTTCTCCACTTAACACTTAAAGGCTACTTTCAAATATGTTCTGCTTGTCGCACAGCTTACATGATTGTTACTAATCACCTCTCATGAACCGGTACTGGCTAGAGTATGCCCTTCAGATTCCATTTTGGTCAGATCATCACAGCAGTAAAAGCCATGTAAAAATGGTTTTCAGCCGAAACTTGATGCCATCTACTGGCATCAACATCTACTGGCACTAACATCCTTAGAAAAACTCTGACCAATTGGCACTAACATATATTGAGATTTTTATTTAGAAGAACAACCAAAGGCCTATCCAATGAACTGATAATTTGGCACTCGTAAGCGACAATGGCGCTACACAAGTAATCTCAGGCCCTAAGATCCGGATATCAATAAAAAGGTTACGAAATAGAATCAGATATAATATCATATCAGCAGCCTTGAGCTCCACACAAGTAGCCCATCAGTTAGTTCATCTCCAAAATCCAGATCACAACCACCAGCCAAGCCTCACATAATAAGAAGGCAGGCATTCACGCGCTGCTGAAAACAGAATGCAGAGCTTCACAGCCACCCTTCTGAACATCAAAGCTACTCCCTAATTGCTACAGAAATGTCGATAATATGGTGCCATTGTGTAACTATATCAGATGTGCCACCTAGTTGGTCGGTCAAACAGCCCGGTACTTGCGCCACGAACTACGAAGCTCTCTGCACTCTGTAGACCGCCATCATGAGGTTAAAGAGGCAGGACGGCGCGATCGCGAACCAGCTAAAGAAAGCCATGGCGGTGGCGGCCATGAAGCTTGGGCAGTGGTTCTCCGAGCACAACATCAGGTCGTCGTCGAGGAGAATGGTGATGCCTGCTGATCCACTTGCTGCAGCGAACGTCAGCGCGCCTGTGACCTGCAGACGAAACGCCGGGGGTCAAAACCGGATTGTGTTTGTTTTAGGAGAAAGAGAAATGCACCTGATCATTAAATGATTCTTTGGTTGTTCATGTATGTGAAGCTTTTCTAGTGTAAGAGACCACAAGGAATGAGTGACAGAGGGCTGTTATGTTCTGAGGTGCCTGAGAAAATATGTGACTTACCCAGTCCCCGATGGAATATATGGTGGTGGCTCGAGGAGACCGGAAGGAACGCTTGACAAGAAGTGCGTAGATGTCCACAGCGCCCAGAGCGAGGCTCCACAAGCATTGCAAGCTTGCTGCTGCGACGAGGAGGCTGCTCAGAAGAACAACGGTAAGTTCATCTCATCTATAGGAGGAAATCAATCCGGTGTTCCAAGTTGTAAAATCAATCTGTGGTGGAAAAGCGCTATCTAATCGCCCCACAGAAATAATAAGGTAAGATACGCTAGGATGCTACATTGTTTCTTCTAGTTCTCGATGCTATCCCCCAAGGCCAACACTGACTGAGAGTAGATCTTCAAATGCAATCAGAATGCTCGCAAGTGAATTGTTGCATGTGAGACGATAATGAGAATGACCAATCATTCAAGAACAAGAACGAGCATGGAAGGAATCAGCTGCTGCCACACAAAATCTCAAGATCAAATTTGTAAGAGACCGCCGTCGGCGAGGAAGACGTGAGAAGAGTGCCCGCTCGGGAAGGACCAGTGGTCGACTGTGATGGCGAGTTGGCGACGACTGCCGGCGATGCGGGATGAGGGCTCGCCTGGGAAGGACCGATGGTCGACGGCGACGACGATGGCAACGGCCGCGAGCGACGCGAGATGAGTTGTCGTTGGGATAGGACCAGTGGTCGCCGGTGATGGCGGCGGCTGGCGGCAACGTCGACGGCGAGGGTCGCGGGCGGTGCGGTATGCGTTGATGAATTGTTGTAGGGAAACGACTTGATGGTAACGGCAACATGCAGGCCAGCTGCGTTGTATGCCGGTGGCGTGCGGCGGAGGGTGAACTGGTTATAGAAAAACGTCTAATTGTCGTTTTTTCATAAACTCAGTTTTTCAGTTTTAGTAAAACCAAGAGTTACTTACCCAAGGATTTGTTATGTTATCCAAACATAGTTTTAGTTTGTTGTAACCGAAAACGTGTGTACGCCAAACTGGTTTGGTAAAATTCCAGTATCCAAACAACCCCGCTCTGCTCGCTGGTGCGTGGTACTGTACTGTTCAACCATGGCTATATTTGGTGCACCGCCGCACCGCATCATCGTGAATCCATCCAGGTAGACAAAGACGATAGATGCAGAGAAACAACATCCAACTCCTTCAAATTTGGCGACTGCTCCCTCCGTAAAGAAGTACTATTGTACTAGCGatctaagagcaactccaatgggacGTCCgcccgcgtccgtttgggtcggcgcggataAAAATGGCGGGCCAACGCGTCGACTCAAACTTAAATCGTGTTCGTGTGGTGTCCGCGCTGACCCATTTTCGGCCCAAAATTATGCTTggaatgcgtcggcgcggacacgaaGCGAACGCGCCGCGCGTCTCCTCACCGTCCGCCGCGTCCCCACCCGGCGGCCATCCAACTACGACGGTCAACATTATTTATGACGATCGCCCACCTTgggcccacgcgtcagcgacGGCGGTCGTCCTTTTTTAAGTCGGGCGtgcggcggggccgtcctcatccactgccactcgcccCCCGTCCCCATCTGGCCATCCCTGCCCCACGCCGGCAACAACCCTAGCCACCGCCAGCATGGGCTTCTTCTCCGGCATCGGCAGCAGCCGCAAGGGCAAGGCCCCCACCCGCCATTCCCCCTCCCTCCCCgccctccccgcgccgccgcgcgcTCCCCGGCAGAGGCATCGCATCAATGTGCCGTTGCACGAGGCTGAGTGGCACTGGCACCACCGCGTGCCTCTGCCGTACCCCGACGCGACGCTGCCGCGTGACTGGCATTTGGATCCGGAGAGGATCCCAGTGCTGGCGGTGACCGCAGCGCGCCGAACCGCACTACGTCGTCGACTCGCCCAACTGGGCTCGATGGTTCGCCTTCGAGCACGAGGAGGCGAGGTGACGCGGCGTCCGCGGCGTCGACCACAGACTGCCGCCGCCCACGCTCGTCGCCCGCGACGAGGACCAAGAGGCCGAGGCCGCCTACCAGGCGGCCATTAAGGAGAGCGGggaggaggagcggtggagggAGGCGGATGAGGCGGCTTTCGAGGCTGCCATGGCGGAGGCCATGGCCCTCTCCGCGGCGGGCGACTGCGTCGTGCCGCCGGTGACCCCGCCGTCCCCGCCCAAAGCTGAGCCGGAGGAGCCGGCCTACCTCGAGCGCTACTCCTGGACCGGAGTAGTGCGCGAGTGGGTCAGCGCTCAGCCGATCTGGCTCGGGGCGACGAAGAAGCAGGAGGCGGCCTACCTCGACCACTGGCGTCGCGTTCGGCTggtcgaggagcgccgggagggcGAGCGCCTGCAGATGCTCGAGCGCGAGGCCAaagaggaggcgcgccaggcccAGGCAGCGGCGGCGCAGCCCGACATCGCCGCCCTCTGGAACACGGCGTTCCCCTAGGCCGGCCCTGCGCCGACGCTGATTGACCTCACCGGCCCCGACGCAGACGCCGCCGCCGATGAGGACGCCTAGGGCAGCGCGTCGTCTAGTTTTTAATGTTTTTATGTTAATTAATGTAATGTGGACTTTTGCCGGCCTTCGTGGCCGGCTTTTATGTTTAACGAAACTGCCTTGCGTACGATGTTTTTCCCATACGATTTTGTACTACAAGACACAGGCCCGTTCCCAATGTTTGGGCCCACTACACCAGAACAGTCTGCTCGTACACAAAATCGTATGAAGTTTGATCATACGTATAGCAGCACTCTATGTTTAATTAAATGCAtgtatttatttttaaaatgctTTCAAGACTATGTTTTGACGCGCCGACAAAATGGGTCGGACCAGCGTTGGGCGCTCGCGTCGACCCAAACACAGCGCCGGACGTTTGTGTCCGCCAggccgacccaaacggataaAAAGTGAATAAAAGCGTCGTCCGTTTGGGTTGACCCGTTGGAGTTGCTTTAAACGCTCTTATGTTTCTCTACGAAGAGAGTCCCAAATATCCATTCTAGTTCCACGGGCTGGCCCCCAAACAAAACTCCGACACTTTTAGCGGGGCACCAGtgccagaaaacaaagaaaacGTTTTGATTAATAGCTCAAAATCATATGTAAGCTTCGTATCATAAGTTCAGTGTTGCCAATTCTCCAATAAAACGCATTCCTATATAAGCTCAACTCCAGCTCCAACcacattttatttatttataccTTTATAAGAAGTTCAGCAACTACACCTTCTCTCCTCGTTCTTCTCTTGAGATCGAGAGGCAACAAAGCTCTTAATTCTTGAAAAAATAAACGCTCTCTCATCATCTAGAAAACAATATTATAACAGTCATGTGCTCATTTCTTATGGACCGTCGAAAATCACAAAACCATCAGGTCACCAGTCTGCAGCACCTCCGGCCGGAGCTAGCGGCACTGCTCGCGACGTATGATGTGGACCGCCGTCCACCACCGGCTCCAGCAGGCAGAGGTCTCCGGCCTGCAGGCGGTTGTCGGCGGCGAACTCGCGCCACCCTCCTGCCGGGACCATCCATATGTGCGTCATCTCGACACGCCATGCCTTGCTCCACCTGGCCTGATGGAGTGTCACCACCCCGCGAATTCGTCTGGGGCGCCATGAAGAGGCCTCGCGCGAGACCGGTGCTTGGAGCCGGTGCGGTGCCGGCCGCAAAGCCGTAGGTCAACTCCGCGCTAGGGTttacggtggcggcggaggggtCGCGGCTGTAGGGAGGGGTCGGGGGATGTCGGCGCGGCCTTCCATCGGTGAAATTTCGTcggtggcggcgcggggcgggGTGAAGGCTGGGCGACCGAAGAGGAAGGGCGGCGGTTGCCTCCTCGCGCGCAAATGTTCGCTGTCCAGCGCGCGGGAGCTGGCGCACCAAATACACAACGCGCGATGCCGTTTTTCTCAGCGCGCTGAACCAACTTTACCGCGCGTGATTTTAGCCCGACTGCTGGAGCGCCAGTTTCAGTCCCGCGCGCACAATATAGGCAGTTTTTCCAGCACGCGGCTAATCTAATGCGTCtcttggagatgctctaaggtcATATAATTAGACAACATCGTTTTGGCAACCAAGCTCGCCGGAGCTcgaaaattctgaaaaaaaatcaAAGTTCAAACTTTCCGATTTCAAAGAAAATTGTGCAAGTAAACATGGGCGTTACGTGTATGTGTGTAAACTTTTAGGATGAAACACCCTGATATACGATCTGTACGAAAGAGACAAATTCTTCATGGACTGAGAGGATGAATAGTATCATACGTTGAAAAGCCCCAAATTCAGCGAGTGACACCCGTTTGCAGGACCGGGCTCCACCCCTGGCTGCTTCCGAGAAATTTCCTCCTCCCTTACCTGTCCCTAGTACACTTTTCAAACCACCTTTAGCTCTGCTCGCTGGAGCGTAGCACTGTTCGTGTTCAACCATGGCTATATTTGGTGCACCGCCGCACCGCATCATCGCGAATCCATCCAGGTAGACAAAGACGATAGATGCAGAGATAAACGCACCACTGGTCACTGAACCACATTTTATTTATACCTTTATTAAGAAGCTCAGTAGCTACACCTTCTCTCCGTCCTCTCCCCTCGTTCCTCTCTTGAGATTGAGGGGCAACCAAGCTCTTAATCCTTGAGAAAATAAACGCTCTCCCATCTCATcacttactccctccgttccaaaatagatgacccaactttgtactaacggGAGTGCTCACTTGATCACTTCTTATGGAGCGTCAAAAATCACAAGACCATCAGGTCACCAGCCTGCAGCACCTGCGACCAGAGCTAGCGGCACTGCTCGCGGCGTATGATGTGGACCGCCATGGCAAGCCTCTTGTCCGCCACCGGCTCCAGCAGGCAGAGGTCTCCGGCCTGCAGGCGGTTGTCGGCGGCGAACTCGCGCCACCCTCCCGCCGGGACCATCCGCCTGTGCCGCATCTCCACGCGCCATGCCTTGCTCCACCCGGCCTCACGGAGTGTCAGCGTCTGCTTCCCGTCTGGGAGGAGGTGTCCGTCGGCAGCAGCATGTCCCGTGGTGCGCAAGTCCTACAAAAACAATTCAGTTGCAACAGAGATGCGTACCCATCAATGAATAGTGGTGACAATACTGGTTCAAGAAGCTTGAGCACCTACAGAAAATGTACTACACAGGTTAACAGCTAATCAAATGCATGCATGGATGAACTGTGAAATTTTAGATCAGAGGTTCACGGAATGTGCCATCTACATGATCTTTGTGCGAGCAATAACTAAGCAGCGACCGGAGGTCAAGGTTTTATAACTTACTAGCGCAGAGCTCAGATTGCTCTTGTCCATGGCTGCGACATAAATAGGCGCTCGAGATCGGACGGCCTTCACCTTCTCTGCAACCACCTTCTCCTGCTCCTGGGTTAAACGGGCGCTGCAGCCTAGCACCACATATCCTGCTCTGTCACAACCATCTGATGCTCCTGCATATAAGATGATATTTCACATCATTTAACGCTGCCTGGACCACCACTTGTCGATCTTAACAGTGATAAGCCGAACATGTATACCGTCGACTGGTTCATCCTTGACACATGCCGTCGAGGCGGCTTTCGTGCTTGTTCCGCCAATTTTCGAGCCACGAACGACGTCTCCACCCTTGGATTTGCCGGCGCGTCTTGCTTTGGGAAGCAGATGGACCGTCAGCATGAACCTTCTCCCCTCACCCCTGTTAATCGGTTGGAGCAGGCAGATGTCCCCCTCGCGTAGACGGTTGTCGCGGACGAACTCTAACCACCGCCCGTAGAGGACGTACCCAATGTTGCCCCGTCTGA is drawn from Aegilops tauschii subsp. strangulata cultivar AL8/78 chromosome 1, Aet v6.0, whole genome shotgun sequence and contains these coding sequences:
- the LOC109771549 gene encoding CASP-like protein 5A2; translated protein: MAASKAASSASLHRSSSPLSLMAACLLVAAASLQCLWSLALGAVDIYALLVKRSFRSPRATTIYSIGDWVSHIFSQAPQNITALCHSFLVVSYTRKPPAFRLQVTGALTFAAASGSAGITILLDDDLMLCSENHCPSFMAATAMAFFSWFAIAPSCLFNLMMAVYRVQRAS
- the LOC109771548 gene encoding B3 domain-containing protein Os03g0619600-like, with amino-acid sequence MSVDHNPLCYSCPENFSGLHCGTIVDVVIPKRYAAAHFPTESQNIVLTLPGVKKKWHPLFHVRRGNIGYVLYGRWLEFVRDNRLREGDICLLQPINRGEGRRFMLTVHLLPKARRAGKSKGGDVVRGSKIGGTSTKAASTACVKDEPVDGASDGCDRAGYVVLGCSARLTQEQEKVVAEKVKAVRSRAPIYVAAMDKSNLSSALDLRTTGHAAADGHLLPDGKQTLTLREAGWSKAWRVEMRHRRMVPAGGWREFAADNRLQAGDLCLLEPVADKRLAMAVHIIRREQCR